The Pungitius pungitius chromosome 10, fPunPun2.1, whole genome shotgun sequence DNA window ctccttcttcaagGTCTCTCTGAAGACCAACAACAAGGCCTTGGCTCTTGGTCTGCAGGCCCAGAAGGAGAGGAGCAGGCAGCTGGAGATGCAGGTCGTGTGCCTTCAGAAACAAGTGAAAGCTCTGTGCTTCGAGATGTCCGCCAAGAACCACAAGGACAGGAAACTGGTTGGTTTGTTTGCTCACGATTATTCTGCAGCTGTCACCGTACCAGCTTGATCACAACGTCAAAAGTTTGCTGATTGATTAGATGTTTGttgtacactttttttttttctttctgtcacaGCTCCTCTTCTTCAAATCTATGCATAGCAACACTGTGCAGCAATTGGACATGTTGGCTGAGCTGTTCCCTGACAGTGTAAGGATTACTCTGAACAAGTATTAACAATCACCGTTTTGTATGTCAAAATTGGAACATCATTACCCAAATATCAACATTTTTATATTGACTTTCAATATTGACATTTTCCTGGTAACATCTGGACTGTGCCAGGTCTGACTATATGTTTTGAATTTGCACATGTTTATAAGACAGTACTACAACCGTTATTGTCAGATCTAATCTGTGATACAAACAGGGTCTTCCCAAACTATCGGAGGAAAACAAGGCCTCGtctggtgatgtcatcaaagaAAATCTTTCAGTGGGATGGTGAGCAAATTCTCCATTCTGCTTGATGCTGAAACGTTTTTTTGGACACCTGTGAATGATATCtgatatttatgtatttttcttcccttcctccccctccgctTGGCTCTCATTAACCAGTCTCACTCATCAGTTACCTCCTCCGTCGGAAGTAGCACGGCATTTGTTACCAGAACCGAAAGTACCGGCTGACTTGCCTGAAAACAAGATCTCAGCAGATGACGGACCCAGATTGTCCACTGATTTTTTCAATAGTAGGGATTTTTAGATTTCTTTGGTTGTCACTGATTCCTTGGAaatatgtgttgtgtgtgtgtgtgtgtgtgtgtgtatgacatATAACATTTGTCTGTTTTCCATATTTTTTCACAGACCACATAGATGCTGAGAAAACGCATTCAAGCCAGTTCCTCCAAGCTCCCCGGGCGGGAACGTCCCGTCCCTCCAGCAGCCTGAGCGAGGAGGTGGAGAGGCTGTCTATGCTCTTCTCTCAATCCGGGTGTGAACATAAGCCTCTTCCCGATCTTCAGAAGACTTGTTTTTCCCGCCCGTCTGAAAAACCTACACCATCTCCGCCTGACGACGTCTCCCTTCCCAGTAGCTCAGACAGAGGAAGCCAACCGGAGCATGGGAAGACAGAAGAGAGGACGTTGCTTCTGAATAGCACGATGGAGATGACGCTAAGCCATGCCGCCGATATAGTCAACGTGGAGACCAAGGCCAAACCAACCGGCCGCACTGGCAAGCTGAGGAAGATGAACAAGGAACGCGCCCGTGGGTCCAGTGTAGCCGACGATCCAGAAGCAAAGAACTTGGCAGATTGTAGGGCGACTGAGGTTCAGAGCGCTTTGTCACAGGCATGTGAGGCATCGGAAGACGTTGGGGACCCAGGGCTTCAGCCTGCCAAAAGCCAGAGTACGAGTGTTGCTCCCTCCCACATTCCCAAATTGGTCAAGACTGTCAAGTGTCAGAAAAGGCCGAGGGAGCAATTAAAGGACCGCAGCAAGTCAAAAACGGCGTCCCAAGACATCGCCACACCGGACCTGGACGATTATTTCATGGGTCCCATTTCCAgcaaatatttgaaattgtCCCCAGAGAAGGATGCCTCAGTAGCTCGGACCACGGTCACACGCAGGACGTCCCGGACCAAAGCCGGCAGCGCGTCCTCGGTCTCCCGCAAAACGTTTGGCGTTTTGCCCCCGCTTTTGCGTGAAAGCGAGACCAGCGGGTCCAACTTGGAACAGGCCGGGGATGAGGAAGACGGAGGAGAGGCGGCGGTCACACGTCCAGGGTCGGAACACGCGGGCGACAAACCACAGCGCAAAATGAAGGCCAATTCCAGGGGAAGCAACAAGTCCAGATGCAGACGGACGTTTGTCGTCTCAGCGGTCGGGGAGAGCTCCGCCGGCGCGTCGCCCGAAGTGGAGCGCGACGTGAGGCCTCCTGCGAGATCCTCCAGGCGCGTgggagtagaagaagaagagccgcCGGCGGCGGTCGAGGACGCGGACGTCGCGCCGGAGCCCTGCGGGTCGAACCCACGCGGGCACAGCGGCGGGGAGACCCCTCGCCCGGCCAGCCCGGACTCAGGAGGCCCCGAGGGCGGTTTGAGCCGCGGCCCGGACGCGTCGGGGCCGGCGGAGCAGGACGCCGCTTCGGGGGCCGAGTTTCAGACGCCCAAGAGAGCCCGGAGGGACGGACGGAGTCGAACCCGCAGGAAGACGGCCACTGAGAGGGAGGAGTGTGACGGCCGCTTGAATGAGGGGAAAAAGAAGAGCAGccggagcggcggcggcgggttcGGAGCCGAGGACGAAGCGCGTCTCCTCGAGGCCTCGCCGGAGGATGTCCCGGAGGATGTCCCAGTGGATGTACCGGTGGATTTCCCGGTCCCGCGTTCCGACCACAGTGAAAAGGGTGACCTCTACGAACATCTGTTCGGCGCCCACCCCTCCGGGTCGAGGGCGCGCGCGGCTCGGGACCCGAAGCGGAGGGGAAAGCTGCACAAGCCGCAGGCAGCCACAGAGGACCGAAGCGCCAGAAAGACGTTCGTTGTCTACCGGCGGAAGACTCGGGACCACGTTGCACCAACCCACGCGGCGGCGTCCGGCGCGCTGCGGGGACACGCGTGGGACGCCCGCGACGAGGCGGGCCGCCGCACCGCGGGCAGCCTGCTGGCGGATGAGATGCCCCCGTGGCTGGACTCGGACGCCAGCGGCGCCGACAGCGAGGCGGATTCCTCACTCGCGGCCCCCGGGAGGGAGACGTCGCGCAGAGCGCCGGCGGTCCAGGAGCCCCCCGGTGTGACAGCGCAGGCCTCTCCAGGTGTGGTGTTGATTGTCGTCTTTGAACTCTGAActtttattctctttcttctttttcacgAACCTTAAACAGCTCAATTGTGATGCGTTTGTTGTAGCGGGAAGAGTCTTTACGTCACTGACCAACACCATTCAAAGCCCGGGCAGCGAGAGCACAGGCAGGACCAGGAGGGGCAAAAAGGTCGTCAGTTATAAGGAGCCCCCCCTCAACAGGTGAGACCACCTGGTCGGGGACATTCGGTTGAACCAGAAAAAAACGAACAAACGGGTAATTAGATGTATTTGAAATGAgggtttttctatttgtttgttttttgcaacaGCAAAATGAGGCGCGGCGATCGATTCACAGACAGCGCGTTCCTGAGTGCTCCCATCTTCaaggacgagaagaagaagaagaggcagaagaTCAAGAACAAACCAAAGCTGGAAACATCCATTTTTGTGGACTTTCCAACTGACTGATAATTtagggggttttttttgtttttagattattattttttactataTCTGAAGTTGCTGGTTTGCTCAAGCTTAATAAAGACCTTTTCAGCTTCTGAGATGTCTGGCTGGTAATGTCCTgagagaatggggggggggggggggcgggggttcgATGGTCATAAATGATTCAACCCAGGCGGTTCATGTGACACGTCTCCTCCACATCACTGTTGAAGGCTTCCTTAttctgagcagcagcagcagcagcgtaaGCTTTGGCACCGTCATGTGACCTGGAGGTTCCGAGCGGGTTGGTGAGTCCGGGCGACTTTGTTGTCgagttgttgtgcttgtctGCGCGTTTAGAgatgcccgggggggggggggggggggttgaggtctCGGCGCTGGTCGCAGAGGGCCCATCTCTGAGGCACCTGTGCCGCAGGTGTCGGGTTCACGGCCCGACTGCTTCACCTACTGCCACGCGGCGCTCGTGTTTCCTTCTTCACGCGCCCTCGTCACCGTCGTGGTTACAGTAACAGTACAGTAACAGTATGTTGCATTTGAGTAAAGTAAAGCGAAACGCAGATGTTTTCCACTGTTTGACAGGAGTAGTTT harbors:
- the sgo2 gene encoding uncharacterized protein sgo2; protein product: MRTTAADFFCLGSKWNHTAAIQTCRCNDPLDHSKVPNKDTCFGAECSADQRSLTIFVTMASPGVHPTMLNMKTMAPLKSSKKTSVNATASMIKNKILNTSSFFKVSLKTNNKALALGLQAQKERSRQLEMQVVCLQKQVKALCFEMSAKNHKDRKLLLFFKSMHSNTVQQLDMLAELFPDSGLPKLSEENKASSGDVIKENLSVGCLTHQLPPPSEVARHLLPEPKVPADLPENKISADDGPRLSTDFFNNHIDAEKTHSSQFLQAPRAGTSRPSSSLSEEVERLSMLFSQSGCEHKPLPDLQKTCFSRPSEKPTPSPPDDVSLPSSSDRGSQPEHGKTEERTLLLNSTMEMTLSHAADIVNVETKAKPTGRTGKLRKMNKERARGSSVADDPEAKNLADCRATEVQSALSQACEASEDVGDPGLQPAKSQSTSVAPSHIPKLVKTVKCQKRPREQLKDRSKSKTASQDIATPDLDDYFMGPISSKYLKLSPEKDASVARTTVTRRTSRTKAGSASSVSRKTFGVLPPLLRESETSGSNLEQAGDEEDGGEAAVTRPGSEHAGDKPQRKMKANSRGSNKSRCRRTFVVSAVGESSAGASPEVERDVRPPARSSRRVGVEEEEPPAAVEDADVAPEPCGSNPRGHSGGETPRPASPDSGGPEGGLSRGPDASGPAEQDAASGAEFQTPKRARRDGRSRTRRKTATEREECDGRLNEGKKKSSRSGGGGFGAEDEARLLEASPEDVPEDVPVDVPVDFPVPRSDHSEKGDLYEHLFGAHPSGSRARAARDPKRRGKLHKPQAATEDRSARKTFVVYRRKTRDHVAPTHAAASGALRGHAWDARDEAGRRTAGSLLADEMPPWLDSDASGADSEADSSLAAPGRETSRRAPAVQEPPGVTAQASPAGRVFTSLTNTIQSPGSESTGRTRRGKKVVSYKEPPLNSKMRRGDRFTDSAFLSAPIFKDEKKKKRQKIKNKPKLETSIFVDFPTD